AGCTCGACCTGCCAGTCGTGGGATTCGATCTGCGTGGTGAGCAGGTTGAAGCCGAGCCCGAGGCCCTCGATGTACTCGCGGGAGATCGTGGGCCAATCCGCGTCGGGGTCGGCCGACAGGTGGGCGGACCAGGTGCCCGTCGCCCCCGAGAACTTGGCGAGGTAGTCGGATGCCGCGATCTGCGCGCGCACGCGCTCGAGGCGCCACGCGAAGACGGCGATCTCCTTGCCCATCGTCGACGGCGTGGCCGGCTGCCCGTGCGTGCGGGACAGCATCGGGGCGTCGGCGTGCTCGGCCGCCAGCTCGCGCAGCTTCGCGATCACGACGTCGAGGCCGGGCAGCCAGACCTCCTCGACCGCGCGCTTGACGGTCAGGGCGTACGAGGCGGAGTTGATGTCCTCGCTGGTGCAGGCGAAGTGCGTGAGCTCGGCGATCCGGTCGAGTCCGAGTGTGCTCAGGCGGTCGCGCACGAGGTACTCGATGGCCTTCACATCGTGCTGCGTGACGGCCTCCTTCTCCGCGAGCCAGTCGATCTCGGCCTGGCCGAAGTCGCGGTACAGGGCGCGCAGGCGCTCCTTGTCGGTATCGGACAGCGGGCTCGTCTCGAACAGCGAGCGGTCGGTGAGAGCGATCAGCCACTCGACCTCGACCTCGACCCTGGCGCGGTTCAGGCCCGCCTCCGAGAGGAAGTCGGCGAGTCCGGTGACGGCGCCGCGATAGCGACCGTCGAGGGGGCTCAGGGGCTGGGGCGGGAGCGAAGGCTGGAAAGTCAGGGGAGTCCTCCTGATAGGGCCCCTGGCGAGGGGGGCGTGCGGGGCCGACGGATGGCCGGCTCGAGCTGGCGGAACAGGCCGCGGGTCGCCGTCTCAATCATACCGAGCACGGAATCGAACATCTCGGGGCCCGCGTAGTACGGATCGGGCACGTCATGGGTGACGGCGCCGGGGTCGAAGCCGAGCAGCAGCGTGACCTTGCCCTCTTCGTCTTCGTCCCGCGCCCATTCGCGCAGGTTCCGTTCGTGGGTGCGGTCGAGCGCGACCACCAGATCGTTGTCCGCGAACGAGGCGAAGGTGAACTGCTTCGCCCGATGCTGCGAGCCGTCGTACCCCCGTCGGGCGAGGGCGTCGAGCGTGCGGTGGTCTGCCCGCTCGCCGAGGTGCCAGTCTCCCGTACCCGCGCTGCGCGAGATGATCCGCGAGCCGAGGCCCTGGCGTTCCGCGAGATCGCGGAAGACCACCTCGGCCATCGGAGAGCGGCAGATGTTCCCCGTGCACACGAAGATCACGCGGAAGGGATCCGGGGATGTCACCGTCCTATTCTGCCGCTCGTCGTCGATCCGCGCGACGCCCGCGTGCCACTCCGGCGGTCTCGACGCCCTCTGCACCGTTCTCGTTCGCCGCCCGACTGCTCACCGCGGCCGGGAAATCGGGGATTCCGCGGCCTGCGGGCACCCCCGGATCGCGGATGCTGGCCGCATGCATTCCTCCTACGCACTCGCACCGACGAGCTCGGCAGATGCCGCATGGGCCAAGGCGCGGGCCGCCCGCGAGATCCGCGCCGTGATCGACGCGCTCGACGACGCCGCGGCGGCCCTGCG
The sequence above is a segment of the Microbacterium sp. Root553 genome. Coding sequences within it:
- a CDS encoding low molecular weight protein-tyrosine-phosphatase, producing MTSPDPFRVIFVCTGNICRSPMAEVVFRDLAERQGLGSRIISRSAGTGDWHLGERADHRTLDALARRGYDGSQHRAKQFTFASFADNDLVVALDRTHERNLREWARDEDEEGKVTLLLGFDPGAVTHDVPDPYYAGPEMFDSVLGMIETATRGLFRQLEPAIRRPRTPPSPGALSGGLP
- the purB gene encoding adenylosuccinate lyase — its product is MTFQPSLPPQPLSPLDGRYRGAVTGLADFLSEAGLNRARVEVEVEWLIALTDRSLFETSPLSDTDKERLRALYRDFGQAEIDWLAEKEAVTQHDVKAIEYLVRDRLSTLGLDRIAELTHFACTSEDINSASYALTVKRAVEEVWLPGLDVVIAKLRELAAEHADAPMLSRTHGQPATPSTMGKEIAVFAWRLERVRAQIAASDYLAKFSGATGTWSAHLSADPDADWPTISREYIEGLGLGFNLLTTQIESHDWQVELYDRIRHAGGILHNLATDIWTYISLGYFAQIPVAGATGSSTMPHKINPIRFENAEANLEISGALLASLGQTLVTSRLQRDLTDSTTQRNIGVAFGHSLLAIDNLRRGLNAISLSRDVLLADLDVNWEVLAEAIQTVIRAEVVAGRSSITDPYALLKELTRGHRVGAADLAEFVEKLEIGDAAKQRLLALTPATYTGIAEQLAT